Proteins from one Gossypium raimondii isolate GPD5lz chromosome 8, ASM2569854v1, whole genome shotgun sequence genomic window:
- the LOC105791078 gene encoding uncharacterized protein LOC105791078 produces the protein MGAEQALKRIPRIKFPQRHPKPSPSGSISETQATRKDGGVIGNFIARSRLSSDVPAPPSNTAVGGKASLLPKRTPVSEREIEAILLGGCF, from the exons ATGGGAGCAGAGCAAGCACTGAAGAGAATTCCACGCATTAAGTTTCCTCAAAGACACCCTAAACCCTCGCCTTCAG GTTCAATCTCTGAAACACAAGCAACACGCAAAGATGGAGGTGTCATTGGTAACTTCATTGCAAGGTCAAGGTTGAGCTCAGATGTTCCTGCTCCGCCCAGCAACACTGCTGTAGGAGGAAAAGCATCTCTTTTGCCAAAACGTACTCCTGTCTCTGAGAGGGAAATCGAGGCTATTCTG TTAGGCGGCTGCTTCTGA